One segment of Paenibacillus sp. FSL R7-0337 DNA contains the following:
- a CDS encoding pirin-like bicupin family protein, translating into MIKIYPAASAHQFDYGWLKGSHVFSFGDFYDPDNTAFGPMRVCNDDTIAPGKGFGAHPHSDMEIVSIVLSGVLRHEDNLGNVAQTSFGGIQRMSAGTGAIHTEHNPSDSEPVRLLQLWFMPKTRGTAPSYATGRFDPAKLEGRLLPVVAAEASKEIVDIAQDMTIYLGKAEAGGQLDFRQEPGRRSFVYLVEGQLTLNGEDVLKPGDSARIEDIAQLELKADENILVMVIDLP; encoded by the coding sequence TTGATTAAAATCTACCCTGCTGCGTCTGCGCACCAGTTCGACTACGGCTGGCTGAAGGGCAGTCATGTCTTCTCCTTCGGGGATTTCTATGATCCGGACAATACGGCCTTTGGGCCGATGCGGGTCTGTAACGATGATACGATCGCTCCGGGCAAAGGCTTCGGCGCCCACCCGCACAGTGACATGGAGATTGTCTCCATTGTACTGTCCGGCGTGCTTCGTCATGAGGACAACCTGGGCAATGTCGCGCAGACGTCCTTCGGCGGCATCCAGCGGATGTCGGCAGGGACCGGCGCGATTCATACGGAGCATAACCCTTCGGACAGTGAGCCGGTCCGCCTGCTTCAGCTATGGTTCATGCCCAAGACCCGGGGGACGGCTCCCTCCTATGCAACCGGACGCTTCGATCCGGCCAAGCTTGAAGGACGCCTGCTTCCGGTAGTAGCGGCCGAAGCGTCGAAGGAGATTGTCGATATAGCCCAGGATATGACGATTTATCTGGGGAAGGCCGAAGCGGGCGGGCAACTGGATTTCCGGCAGGAGCCGGGGCGGCGCAGCTTTGTATATCTGGTTGAAGGACAGCTTACCCTGAACGGGGAGGATGTGCTGAAGCCGGGCGATTCGGCAAGAATCGAGGACATAGCGCAGCTGGAGCTGAAGGCTGATGAGAATATACTGGTCATGGTGATTGATCTGCCGTAA
- a CDS encoding MFS transporter, which translates to MGIGMRRALSFTAIVLGFFMALLDTTIINIALPEMTRQFGGSVSQVSWVMNGYNLAFAVFILTASRLADQFGRKKVFLIGVGVFTLSSLLAGLSTSLGMLILFRVIQGLAGAIIVPVTIPLSTTTFPKEMHGLIIGIWGAVSGVAAASGPALGGILTQKLSWEWIFFVNVPLGLLSIGLTAMFIQESRDDSAGRSIDYGGMLGITGGMFCITYALIKVQDYGWSSRTFLGLMAAGVLCLVFFFLTQSKGKEPMLPLSLLKIRAFNSTSVSMIVLGAALMNISLLTSFYLTRVMGVSELRAGLVLSTMALGSIASSAVSGPLSAKYGSSLFAAAGMVLIGGATYSMSGLEADSTLGAVMLRLAVTGFGVGLSMAPVMSSAIRVVPEDKVGIASGVTNMAKALGSVLGVAIIVTVLQHNTTRELSAANSADAEAGTVAIRQQQAAVDAFSQTYKFAGYLLLPGIGAALFSDERRQRLSSSVHVQ; encoded by the coding sequence ATGGGGATTGGGATGCGCAGAGCTTTATCCTTTACGGCGATTGTGCTGGGCTTTTTCATGGCGCTGCTGGATACAACCATTATTAATATTGCCCTGCCGGAGATGACCCGCCAGTTCGGGGGGAGTGTGTCGCAGGTATCCTGGGTGATGAACGGCTATAACCTGGCATTTGCCGTATTCATCCTGACTGCCTCGCGTCTGGCCGATCAATTCGGACGGAAGAAGGTATTCCTCATTGGCGTGGGGGTGTTCACACTGAGCTCTCTGCTGGCCGGACTCTCCACTTCACTTGGCATGCTGATTCTGTTCAGGGTCATTCAAGGCTTGGCGGGAGCCATTATTGTGCCGGTTACAATTCCGCTAAGCACCACCACCTTCCCCAAAGAAATGCACGGGCTGATTATAGGCATATGGGGAGCCGTCTCGGGAGTGGCTGCGGCAAGCGGTCCGGCACTTGGCGGAATACTGACACAGAAGCTGAGCTGGGAGTGGATTTTTTTTGTGAACGTACCGCTTGGGCTGCTGAGTATAGGGCTGACCGCTATGTTCATTCAGGAGTCACGGGATGATTCAGCAGGGCGGTCCATAGACTATGGCGGAATGCTGGGGATTACAGGCGGGATGTTCTGCATTACATATGCCCTGATTAAAGTGCAGGATTACGGCTGGAGCTCGCGCACGTTCCTGGGACTGATGGCTGCGGGGGTGCTGTGTTTGGTGTTCTTTTTTCTTACGCAGTCTAAGGGGAAGGAGCCGATGCTGCCCCTGTCCCTGCTGAAGATCAGGGCCTTCAACAGTACCTCGGTATCGATGATCGTGCTGGGGGCGGCGCTGATGAATATTTCGCTGCTGACCTCCTTTTATCTGACCCGGGTGATGGGGGTGTCGGAGCTGAGGGCAGGGCTGGTCCTCTCAACTATGGCCTTAGGCTCCATCGCCAGCTCGGCTGTATCCGGGCCGCTGTCTGCGAAATACGGCAGCAGTCTGTTCGCCGCAGCGGGAATGGTGCTGATTGGCGGTGCCACCTATTCCATGAGCGGACTTGAGGCCGACTCTACGCTGGGTGCGGTGATGCTACGGCTTGCAGTGACCGGCTTTGGCGTGGGGCTCTCGATGGCACCAGTGATGTCATCGGCGATCCGGGTCGTTCCTGAAGACAAGGTGGGCATAGCTTCGGGAGTGACTAATATGGCGAAGGCGTTGGGGAGTGTACTCGGCGTGGCTATCATCGTCACTGTGCTCCAGCATAATACAACCCGGGAGCTGAGCGCGGCGAACTCCGCAGACGCAGAGGCCGGGACCGTGGCAATAAGACAGCAACAGGCGGCTGTGGATGCGTTCAGTCAGACCTATAAGTTCGCAGGCTACCTGCTCCTCCCGGGTATAGGCGCTGCCCTGTTCAGCGATGAACGCAGACAGCGGCTTAGCAGCAGCGTTCATGTTCAATAG
- a CDS encoding GntR family transcriptional regulator, protein MFELDVRSRKPIYEQLTDKVKELIMHGILRADEQLPSVRALSSQLTVNPNTIQKAYRELEREGYIYSLQGKGNFVAALQQGQSESKRAELKEELLRLMAEAVYLGFTETEISSLYRQALDMRREESSHD, encoded by the coding sequence ATGTTCGAGTTGGATGTACGCAGCCGCAAGCCGATCTATGAGCAGCTGACCGACAAGGTGAAAGAGTTGATTATGCATGGTATTCTGCGGGCGGATGAACAGCTGCCTTCGGTGCGGGCGTTATCCTCGCAGCTTACAGTCAATCCCAATACGATTCAGAAAGCCTACCGGGAGCTTGAGCGTGAGGGGTATATCTATTCGCTGCAGGGCAAGGGCAACTTCGTAGCCGCGCTGCAGCAGGGCCAAAGTGAGAGCAAACGGGCAGAGCTGAAGGAAGAACTGCTGCGGCTGATGGCAGAAGCAGTCTACCTTGGGTTCACGGAGACGGAAATCAGTTCCCTGTACCGCCAGGCGCTGGATATGAGAAGAGAGGAGAGCAGCCATGATTGA
- a CDS encoding peptidylprolyl isomerase produces the protein MCMMLVILAGCGNKPVNNNAAGNGNSSSGAGSEATAAPQESVTVTEGVPSATASHPVVAIEMDNGAVIKAELYPEVAPNTVNNFISLIKKGFYDGTIFHRVIPGFMIQGGDPDGTGMGGPDYSIAGEFNNNGFTNNLLHTEGVLSMARSQDMDSAGSQFFIMAAAYPSLDGDYAAFGKVTEGLETVQAIVSLPRGKNDRPDQPPVMKKVTVDTLGVTYPEPQKAQ, from the coding sequence ATGTGCATGATGCTCGTCATTCTGGCGGGCTGCGGCAATAAGCCAGTGAATAATAATGCCGCCGGTAATGGTAACAGCAGTTCCGGAGCAGGCAGTGAGGCCACCGCAGCACCGCAGGAGAGCGTCACCGTTACAGAAGGTGTGCCTTCAGCCACAGCCAGCCATCCGGTGGTTGCGATCGAGATGGATAACGGCGCTGTTATTAAGGCCGAGCTGTATCCTGAGGTTGCCCCCAATACGGTCAACAACTTCATTTCATTGATTAAGAAGGGCTTCTATGACGGAACCATCTTCCACCGGGTCATTCCAGGCTTCATGATCCAGGGCGGGGACCCGGATGGCACAGGAATGGGCGGACCGGACTACAGTATTGCCGGAGAATTCAATAACAACGGCTTCACCAATAATCTGCTGCATACTGAAGGCGTACTATCCATGGCGAGAAGCCAGGATATGGACTCTGCCGGCTCCCAGTTCTTCATTATGGCCGCAGCTTATCCAAGCCTTGACGGCGATTACGCCGCCTTCGGCAAGGTTACTGAAGGACTTGAAACGGTCCAGGCCATCGTCAGTCTGCCGCGTGGCAAGAATGACCGTCCGGATCAGCCGCCGGTCATGAAGAAGGTCACCGTTGATACGCTTGGCGTTACTTATCCCGAGCCGCAAAAAGCACAATAA
- a CDS encoding mismatch-specific DNA-glycosylase, whose amino-acid sequence MEEVRDHLDHGLQIVFIGFNPSIRSGELGHHYANPRNNFWRILHKSGLTPRLYEASEDGELLKLGYGFTNIVARPTVGAEDITREEYAKGRELLRAKLEEYRPEIACFVGKGVYTEYSRRSTAAWGFQEGAAPVVDGVKEFVAPSSSGLVRMPMPEIIGIYSQLRDFTGVQEP is encoded by the coding sequence ATGGAAGAGGTAAGGGATCATCTGGATCATGGACTGCAGATTGTCTTCATCGGCTTCAATCCCAGCATCCGCTCCGGCGAGCTGGGTCATCATTATGCCAATCCGCGCAATAACTTCTGGCGCATACTGCATAAGTCCGGACTGACGCCGCGGTTATACGAGGCCTCCGAGGACGGGGAACTGCTGAAGCTGGGGTATGGCTTCACCAACATCGTCGCCCGCCCCACCGTAGGTGCTGAAGATATCACCCGGGAGGAGTACGCCAAGGGCCGCGAGCTCCTGCGGGCCAAACTGGAGGAATACCGTCCAGAGATTGCCTGCTTTGTCGGCAAGGGCGTGTACACAGAGTACAGCCGCAGAAGTACAGCCGCCTGGGGCTTCCAGGAAGGAGCCGCTCCCGTGGTGGACGGCGTCAAGGAATTCGTCGCCCCTTCATCCAGCGGTCTGGTCCGCATGCCGATGCCGGAGATCATCGGAATCTACTCGCAGCTGCGTGACTTCACAGGGGTGCAGGAGCCTTGA
- a CDS encoding MraY family glycosyltransferase: MIVILYGLAFLVSFFIVYLLIPPLAKLAFRLDFVDRPREDVERKIHREPIPLTASYAIFVGFFITYLLFAREFTLETLALFIGGVLLLTIGTIDDWYKTKGKDFPALPKFIVQIAAAVLVFFSGNAFTGFINPFSGDYISLPFILQFLLTIIWIFGVTTVINFSDGMDGLAGGLTAISAVTLFVVALTMGQSTSAFMAVSLIGVTLAYLRFNKAPAKIFMGDAGATFLGFILAVIALDGAFKQATVLSLFIPILALGVPIFDNIFVVIRRFLKGQAIYQADATQVHYRLLKAGLNQKQVVGVLYLASVCLSLSSIILLLIQT, encoded by the coding sequence GTGATTGTCATTTTATACGGTTTAGCTTTTCTCGTGTCATTTTTTATCGTTTATCTGCTGATTCCTCCTCTGGCCAAGCTCGCTTTCCGGCTCGATTTCGTGGACAGGCCAAGGGAAGATGTTGAACGCAAAATCCATAGGGAGCCCATCCCGCTAACGGCAAGCTATGCCATATTCGTAGGTTTTTTCATTACATATCTGCTATTCGCACGTGAATTCACCCTGGAAACGCTCGCCCTGTTCATTGGCGGTGTGCTTCTGCTGACTATAGGAACCATCGATGACTGGTACAAAACCAAAGGTAAGGATTTCCCGGCTCTGCCCAAATTCATCGTACAGATTGCCGCCGCCGTTCTGGTGTTCTTTTCCGGCAATGCGTTCACCGGCTTCATTAATCCGTTCTCAGGTGATTATATCTCACTGCCGTTCATTTTGCAGTTCCTGCTGACGATCATCTGGATCTTCGGTGTCACTACGGTCATTAATTTCTCTGACGGCATGGACGGTCTGGCCGGCGGACTTACAGCGATCTCGGCAGTAACCCTGTTCGTCGTCGCACTCACGATGGGCCAATCTACTTCAGCCTTCATGGCAGTTTCGTTGATTGGGGTTACCCTGGCGTACTTGCGCTTCAACAAGGCTCCGGCCAAAATCTTCATGGGCGATGCCGGCGCCACCTTCCTCGGCTTCATTCTGGCGGTGATTGCACTGGACGGCGCCTTCAAGCAGGCCACGGTGTTGTCGCTGTTCATTCCGATTCTCGCGCTGGGCGTACCGATCTTCGACAATATTTTTGTCGTTATCAGACGCTTCCTTAAGGGACAAGCCATCTATCAGGCGGACGCCACTCAGGTTCATTACCGTCTGCTCAAGGCCGGTCTGAACCAGAAACAGGTGGTCGGCGTGCTCTATCTTGCCAGCGTCTGCCTCTCCCTGTCGTCCATTATCCTGCTGCTGATCCAGACGTAA
- a CDS encoding DUF898 family protein gives MNTAPMNYGSRESYFDGKLIEYIGWCLAGWLVTVCTFGICYPWSVVMLYRWKIEHTVVEGQRLRFDGTAVSLFGQWIKWFLLTVITLGIYGFWVVIKLEQWRTKHTHFQ, from the coding sequence ATGAATACGGCACCGATGAATTATGGAAGCAGGGAATCTTATTTTGACGGGAAGCTTATTGAGTACATTGGGTGGTGCCTCGCCGGCTGGCTGGTTACGGTCTGTACCTTCGGTATCTGCTATCCTTGGTCAGTAGTAATGCTCTACCGCTGGAAGATCGAGCATACCGTGGTGGAAGGGCAGCGCCTGCGGTTTGACGGTACAGCCGTCAGTCTGTTCGGACAATGGATCAAGTGGTTCCTGCTGACAGTGATTACGCTCGGGATCTACGGCTTCTGGGTGGTTATTAAGCTGGAGCAGTGGAGAACGAAGCACACCCACTTCCAATAA
- a CDS encoding YjjG family noncanonical pyrimidine nucleotidase has product MKYECILFDADDTLFDYGMAESHALSHAFAHFGQKTGAQEYAASYKEINHALWKDFEQGKITSAALRVERFNRLFAARQLTFKPEEFSEAYLRFLGEGTFLIQGAAELCGELAGCRLAVITNGISDVQHARIKGSPLSEVFEAVIVSEETGYQKPEPGIFDYAFAKLNLYDRRKVLIVGDSLTSDIRGGNNYGIDTCWFNPLGKPGYPEIVPTYEIRSLDELVEIVKRA; this is encoded by the coding sequence ATGAAATACGAATGTATCTTATTTGATGCCGATGATACACTGTTCGATTATGGAATGGCCGAGAGCCACGCCTTAAGCCATGCCTTCGCCCACTTCGGGCAGAAGACAGGCGCGCAGGAGTATGCGGCCAGCTACAAGGAGATTAACCATGCCTTATGGAAGGATTTCGAGCAAGGGAAGATCACCTCTGCCGCCCTGCGCGTAGAACGGTTCAACCGGCTGTTTGCCGCCCGTCAGCTCACGTTCAAGCCGGAGGAATTCAGTGAAGCATACCTGCGCTTTCTCGGCGAGGGTACCTTCCTGATTCAGGGGGCTGCCGAGCTCTGCGGCGAGCTTGCCGGATGCAGGCTGGCTGTGATTACGAACGGAATCAGCGATGTGCAGCATGCCCGGATTAAGGGTTCCCCGCTCAGCGAGGTATTCGAAGCGGTAATTGTATCGGAAGAGACGGGCTACCAGAAGCCGGAGCCGGGGATTTTTGATTATGCTTTTGCCAAGCTTAATCTGTACGATAGACGCAAGGTGCTGATTGTTGGGGACTCTTTGACCTCTGATATCCGGGGCGGGAACAATTACGGCATCGATACATGCTGGTTCAATCCCTTGGGCAAGCCCGGTTATCCTGAGATAGTTCCGACCTATGAAATCCGCAGTCTGGATGAGTTGGTCGAGATCGTGAAGCGCGCGTAA
- a CDS encoding AAC(3) family N-acetyltransferase gives MHTRSSLMKQLERMGIDPQGTLLVHSSLKSIGEVEGGADTVLDVLSEYMKEGLLVLPTHTWSYIDGQNPRFSVLESPVCVGILPELFRKRPNVIRSWHPTHSVAALGRDAAVFTAGDERWDTPCARGSVYGKLLDREAEIMLLGVDLRRNTFIHGIEEWVDIPGRMTDGHEALYTVTPAGEEIAVPSRRHCGLSWSQHFWKVESVLEDGGALRRGSFGDAAVMLCGTVETTRILSGMLRENPDLFSDNEPLSGEDVPEALPKTKRGQAVQVGQEHTKS, from the coding sequence ATGCACACCAGATCAAGTCTGATGAAGCAGCTGGAGAGGATGGGGATCGATCCGCAGGGGACACTGCTGGTCCACTCCTCGCTCAAAAGCATTGGTGAAGTGGAAGGGGGAGCAGATACCGTACTGGATGTTCTCTCAGAATATATGAAGGAGGGGCTGCTGGTCCTGCCGACCCATACCTGGTCTTATATCGACGGGCAGAATCCGCGCTTCTCGGTGCTGGAGTCGCCCGTCTGCGTGGGGATTCTGCCGGAGCTGTTCCGTAAGCGGCCGAACGTGATCCGTTCCTGGCATCCCACGCATTCAGTGGCGGCGCTGGGCAGGGATGCAGCGGTGTTCACAGCCGGAGATGAGCGCTGGGATACGCCTTGTGCGCGCGGCTCGGTCTACGGCAAGCTGCTGGATCGGGAAGCGGAGATTATGCTGCTCGGTGTGGATCTGCGGAGGAATACGTTCATTCACGGCATTGAAGAGTGGGTGGATATTCCCGGCCGGATGACGGACGGGCATGAGGCGCTCTATACTGTGACGCCGGCAGGGGAGGAGATTGCGGTGCCTTCGCGCAGACACTGCGGATTGTCCTGGTCGCAGCATTTCTGGAAGGTGGAGTCCGTGCTGGAGGACGGCGGAGCGCTGCGCAGGGGCAGCTTCGGCGATGCGGCGGTTATGCTCTGCGGCACAGTAGAGACTACACGTATCCTGAGCGGCATGCTCAGAGAGAACCCGGATCTGTTCTCGGATAACGAACCGCTCTCCGGGGAGGATGTGCCTGAGGCGCTGCCGAAGACGAAGCGGGGGCAAGCTGTACAGGTAGGACAGGAGCATACCAAGAGTTAA
- a CDS encoding ABC transporter ATP-binding protein — protein MIEIRGVNKIFQEEKAVNGLSLTVPKGAIYGLLGSNGAGKTTLLKMLVGIYRPDTGSVKVGGQPVYESPEVKRSLFFMPDSPYFFPQATMKSMAEFYRSIYTGWSQKRYEELVTVFRLDPRRRLSRFSKGMQRQAAFLLALSCKPDALIMDEPIDGLDPVMRRQIKNLLFQEVAERELTVLISSHNLREIEDLCDHVGIMHEGRMLVEKDLDDLKADTHKIQVAFRDVRHAAALESKLQILHQEQRGSVSLYIVKGERERISQAFHVYDPYVYDLLPLTLEEIFIYEMGDAGYDAQPIIL, from the coding sequence ATGATTGAGATACGCGGAGTGAACAAGATTTTTCAGGAGGAAAAGGCTGTGAACGGCCTCTCGCTGACGGTACCCAAAGGGGCCATCTACGGATTGCTGGGATCTAACGGAGCAGGCAAAACCACGCTCCTGAAGATGCTTGTGGGCATCTATCGTCCAGATACAGGGAGTGTCAAGGTAGGCGGGCAGCCCGTCTATGAATCACCGGAGGTCAAGCGAAGTCTGTTCTTCATGCCGGACAGCCCGTACTTCTTCCCGCAGGCTACGATGAAAAGTATGGCGGAATTCTACCGCTCAATCTATACAGGGTGGAGTCAAAAAAGATACGAGGAGTTGGTTACAGTGTTCCGGCTCGATCCCCGGCGCAGACTCAGCCGCTTCTCCAAAGGGATGCAGCGGCAGGCCGCCTTCCTGCTGGCGCTTAGCTGCAAGCCGGATGCGCTGATTATGGATGAGCCGATCGACGGCCTGGACCCGGTGATGCGCCGCCAGATCAAGAATCTGCTGTTCCAGGAAGTCGCCGAGCGCGAGCTTACCGTGCTGATCTCCTCGCATAATCTGCGCGAGATTGAGGATCTGTGCGACCATGTCGGCATTATGCATGAGGGCCGGATGCTGGTGGAGAAGGATCTGGACGATCTAAAGGCCGACACGCACAAGATTCAGGTCGCTTTCCGTGACGTACGTCATGCGGCGGCGCTGGAATCCAAGCTGCAGATCCTCCATCAGGAGCAGCGGGGAAGCGTTAGCCTGTACATTGTAAAAGGAGAGCGGGAGCGGATCAGTCAGGCTTTTCATGTCTATGACCCGTATGTGTATGACCTGCTTCCGCTGACGCTTGAGGAAATCTTTATCTATGAAATGGGGGATGCCGGTTATGACGCGCAGCCGATTATTCTGTAA
- a CDS encoding manganese-dependent inorganic pyrophosphatase — MTKTLIFGHKNPDTDTICSAIAYAALKKELGWDAEPVRLGDISGETQFALDHFGVEAPRLVENVAAEAEQVILVDHNERQQSANDIDQVRVVEVIDHHRIANFETAYPLYYRAEPVGCTATILNKLYKENGVAIPKNIAGLMLSAIISDSLLFKSPTCTEQDVAAARELAAIAGVDAESYGLDMLKAGADLSDKSIAQLISLDAKEFKMGEYKVEIAQVNAVDVNDVLSKQPELEAALTAIIDDKGLDLFLFVVTDILNNDSVGLALGRVAGAVEQAYNVKLDDNKAVLKGVVSRKSQIVPVLTETIAKL, encoded by the coding sequence ATGACAAAAACTTTGATCTTTGGTCACAAAAACCCGGATACAGATACGATCTGCTCGGCTATTGCTTATGCGGCACTGAAGAAGGAACTGGGCTGGGATGCCGAGCCGGTCCGTCTTGGAGACATCAGCGGAGAGACACAGTTCGCCCTCGACCACTTCGGGGTAGAAGCACCGCGTTTGGTAGAGAACGTAGCCGCCGAAGCTGAACAAGTGATTCTGGTTGACCATAATGAACGCCAGCAAAGTGCGAATGATATCGATCAGGTTCGTGTGGTTGAGGTTATTGATCATCACCGGATTGCGAACTTCGAGACAGCCTATCCGCTGTATTACCGGGCTGAGCCGGTCGGCTGTACAGCTACCATTCTGAACAAGCTGTACAAAGAGAATGGCGTGGCCATTCCTAAGAACATCGCCGGTCTGATGCTGTCCGCTATCATTTCCGATTCCTTGCTGTTCAAATCGCCGACCTGCACAGAGCAGGATGTGGCAGCTGCGCGTGAGCTGGCGGCTATTGCCGGAGTAGATGCTGAGAGCTATGGCCTGGACATGCTCAAAGCCGGTGCAGACCTGAGTGACAAGAGCATTGCCCAACTGATCTCTTTGGATGCCAAGGAATTCAAGATGGGTGAATATAAGGTGGAGATTGCCCAGGTTAACGCTGTGGATGTGAATGATGTTCTATCCAAGCAGCCGGAGCTGGAAGCGGCACTTACCGCGATTATTGATGACAAGGGACTGGATCTGTTCCTGTTCGTAGTTACCGATATCCTGAACAACGATTCCGTGGGTCTCGCCCTGGGCCGCGTAGCAGGGGCTGTAGAGCAGGCTTACAATGTGAAGCTGGATGATAACAAGGCTGTGCTGAAGGGCGTAGTATCCCGTAAATCACAGATTGTACCGGTTCTTACCGAGACGATCGCTAAGCTGTAA
- a CDS encoding ring-cleaving dioxygenase: MSLTLKGLHHVSAITAKAPENYKFYTEVLGLRLIKKTVNQDDVSVYHLFYGDETGNPGTELTFFELPNAGRNRDGNNSISALSLRVPGDDALLFWTQRFTVLGVEHEEITERGGRKTLAFTDHEGQRLILVSDEHNEGMPGGKPWAKSPVPAEYAIVGLGPAHLTVETAEHTALILEDLLGFRRAGSYPSPVAGQPDIIVFETGEGGSGTEIHLEERNDLPQERLGRGGVHHVAFRVDNEEELKQWIERIRSVQLPNSGFVDRFYFRSLYFREPNGILFELATDGPGFATDEEVEHLGEALALPPFLESKREQIEAHLKPLDTRPQV, from the coding sequence ATGAGTTTAACATTAAAAGGACTTCACCATGTATCTGCCATTACCGCCAAAGCGCCGGAGAACTACAAATTCTATACAGAAGTGCTCGGACTCCGCTTGATCAAGAAGACCGTCAACCAGGATGACGTATCTGTCTATCACTTGTTCTACGGGGATGAGACCGGGAATCCCGGCACGGAGCTTACCTTCTTCGAGCTGCCTAACGCAGGGCGCAACCGCGATGGCAACAACAGCATCTCCGCACTCTCCCTGCGTGTTCCCGGCGATGATGCCCTGCTCTTCTGGACACAACGCTTCACGGTACTGGGCGTAGAGCATGAGGAAATCACCGAACGCGGCGGCCGCAAGACGCTGGCCTTCACCGACCATGAGGGCCAGCGTCTCATCCTCGTCTCGGATGAGCATAACGAGGGCATGCCCGGCGGCAAGCCGTGGGCCAAGAGCCCGGTTCCTGCCGAGTATGCCATTGTCGGACTGGGACCCGCACATCTGACCGTCGAGACCGCTGAGCATACGGCCCTGATTCTGGAGGACCTGCTCGGCTTCCGCCGCGCAGGCAGTTATCCTTCTCCGGTGGCGGGTCAGCCGGATATTATCGTGTTCGAGACCGGTGAAGGCGGCTCCGGCACGGAGATCCATCTGGAGGAACGCAACGATCTTCCACAGGAGCGCCTGGGACGGGGCGGTGTACATCATGTAGCCTTCCGCGTCGATAACGAAGAGGAGCTGAAGCAGTGGATTGAACGCATCCGCAGCGTACAGCTCCCGAACTCGGGCTTTGTAGACCGCTTCTACTTCCGCTCCCTGTACTTCCGGGAGCCGAATGGTATTCTGTTCGAGCTGGCAACGGACGGACCGGGATTCGCCACAGATGAGGAAGTCGAGCATCTGGGCGAGGCGCTGGCCCTGCCGCCGTTCCTGGAATCTAAGCGAGAACAGATTGAGGCCCACCTGAAGCCGCTGGATACCCGTCCGCAGGTCTAA
- a CDS encoding Glu/Leu/Phe/Val dehydrogenase — protein MELFAAMEREDYEEVLFCQDKASGLKAIIAIHDTTLGPALGGTRMWTYATEEEALIDALRLAKGMTYKNAVAGLNLGGGKTVIIGDPHTDKNEAMFRAFGRYIQGLNGRYITAEDVGTTEEDMDIIHQETDFVTGISASYGSSGNPSPATAFGVYQGMKAAAKAAFGSDSLAGRTVAVQGVGNVSFTLCKYLHEEGARLLVADIHSEAVNRAVQAYGATAVDPADIIGADCDIYAPCALGATINDESLPRLRAKVIAGAANNQLKEPRHGDALHKMGIVYAPDYVINAGGVINIADELNGYHKERAYKQIARIYDSITCVLEISRLKGIPAYAAADQLAEERISLLRNSRSTFLRNGQHALSRR, from the coding sequence ATGGAATTGTTTGCGGCGATGGAGCGGGAGGATTACGAGGAAGTGCTGTTTTGTCAGGATAAGGCATCGGGGCTGAAGGCGATTATTGCGATTCACGACACCACGCTGGGACCTGCGCTGGGCGGAACGAGAATGTGGACCTATGCAACGGAGGAGGAGGCGCTTATCGACGCCCTTCGTCTGGCTAAAGGCATGACGTATAAGAATGCGGTGGCCGGGCTGAATCTGGGCGGCGGTAAGACGGTCATTATCGGTGATCCGCACACAGACAAGAACGAGGCGATGTTCCGCGCCTTCGGCAGATACATACAGGGCTTGAACGGCCGTTACATTACAGCAGAGGATGTAGGCACTACGGAAGAGGATATGGATATTATCCATCAGGAGACCGACTTCGTTACCGGAATATCGGCTTCCTACGGCTCGTCCGGCAACCCCTCACCGGCTACAGCCTTCGGCGTATATCAAGGCATGAAGGCCGCAGCGAAGGCTGCCTTCGGCAGTGATTCCCTGGCAGGCAGAACCGTCGCCGTGCAGGGTGTCGGCAATGTCTCCTTTACACTATGTAAGTATCTGCATGAAGAAGGCGCACGCCTGCTGGTAGCAGATATTCATAGTGAGGCAGTGAACCGGGCCGTCCAGGCTTACGGGGCAACGGCTGTAGACCCGGCCGACATTATTGGGGCAGATTGTGACATCTATGCGCCATGTGCGCTTGGTGCCACCATTAATGATGAGTCGCTGCCGCGGCTTAGAGCCAAGGTGATTGCAGGAGCTGCCAATAATCAGCTCAAGGAGCCGCGTCACGGGGACGCGCTGCACAAGATGGGAATTGTCTACGCTCCGGACTATGTAATTAACGCCGGTGGCGTTATTAATATCGCCGATGAATTGAACGGTTACCACAAGGAACGGGCGTACAAGCAGATAGCCCGAATCTATGACAGCATCACCTGTGTGCTGGAGATTTCCCGCCTGAAGGGGATTCCGGCCTATGCGGCTGCGGATCAGCTGGCAGAAGAACGGATATCCCTGCTGCGCAACAGCCGCAGCACTTTCCTGCGGAACGGACAGCATGCCCTTAGCCGGAGATAA